A window of the Streptomyces sp. NBC_00250 genome harbors these coding sequences:
- the hppD gene encoding 4-hydroxyphenylpyruvate dioxygenase, which produces MTETIDHTPSTARQADPFPVKGMDAVVFAVGNAKQAAHYYSTAFGMKLVAYSGPENGTRETASYVLTNGAARFVFTSVIKVATDRGRFLADHVAEHGDGVVDLAIEVPDARAAYAYAVEHGATGLTEPYELKDEHGTVVLAAIATYGKTRHTLVERSGYDGPYLPGFVAAKPIVEPPAKRTFQAIDHCVGNVELGKMNDWVGFYNKVMGFTNMKEFVGDDIATEYSALMSKVVADGTLKVKFPINEPAIAKKKSQIDEYLEFYGGAGVQHIALATNDIVATVRAMRAAGVSFLDTPDSYYDTLGEWAGETRVPVETLRELKILVDRDEDGYLLQIFTKPVQDRPTVFFEMIERHGSMGFGKGNFKALFEAIEREQEKRGNL; this is translated from the coding sequence ATGACTGAGACCATCGATCACACCCCCTCCACCGCGCGGCAGGCCGATCCCTTCCCCGTGAAGGGAATGGACGCGGTCGTCTTCGCCGTCGGCAACGCCAAGCAGGCCGCGCACTACTACTCCACGGCCTTCGGCATGAAGCTCGTCGCCTACTCCGGACCGGAGAACGGCACCCGCGAGACCGCCAGCTACGTCCTCACCAACGGCGCCGCCCGGTTCGTGTTCACCTCCGTCATCAAGGTCGCGACCGACCGGGGCCGCTTCCTCGCCGACCACGTCGCCGAGCACGGCGACGGCGTCGTCGACCTGGCGATCGAGGTGCCCGACGCCCGTGCCGCGTACGCCTACGCCGTCGAGCACGGTGCCACCGGCCTCACCGAGCCGTACGAGCTCAAGGACGAGCACGGCACCGTCGTCCTCGCGGCCATCGCCACGTACGGCAAGACCCGCCACACCCTCGTCGAGCGCTCCGGCTACGACGGCCCCTACCTGCCGGGCTTCGTCGCCGCCAAGCCGATCGTCGAGCCGCCGGCCAAGCGCACCTTCCAGGCCATCGACCACTGCGTCGGCAACGTCGAGCTCGGCAAGATGAACGACTGGGTCGGCTTCTACAACAAGGTCATGGGCTTCACGAACATGAAGGAGTTCGTGGGCGACGACATCGCCACCGAGTACTCCGCCCTCATGTCGAAGGTCGTCGCGGACGGCACCCTCAAGGTGAAGTTCCCGATCAACGAGCCCGCGATCGCGAAGAAGAAGTCGCAGATCGACGAGTACCTGGAGTTCTACGGCGGCGCCGGCGTCCAGCACATCGCCCTCGCCACCAACGACATCGTCGCCACCGTGCGCGCGATGCGGGCCGCCGGTGTCTCGTTCCTCGACACCCCCGACTCGTACTACGACACCCTCGGCGAGTGGGCCGGCGAGACCCGCGTGCCCGTCGAGACCCTGCGCGAGCTGAAGATCCTCGTCGACCGCGACGAGGACGGCTACCTGCTGCAGATCTTCACCAAGCCGGTCCAGGACCGCCCGACCGTCTTCTTCGAGATGATCGAGCGCCACGGCTCCATGGGCTTCGGCAAGGGCAACTTCAAGGCGCTGTTCGAGGCGATCGAGCGCGAGCAGGAGAAGCGCGGCAACCTCTAG
- a CDS encoding tetratricopeptide repeat protein: MKTQNVSRTVLAAGVGAVLAATALLYLPELVGQGPPRPPGPAERAAIAAHAGAQASLPDLAALITDREEWLRAHPDDEVSWAELGAAYTQRGARLGDVRDYPRAERALRRSLAERPAAKGNPDAQLGLAALAGARGDWKSAKEWGEKVRKADPRRWPAYPVLMDAYNGLGEYKAAQKAMETLQGLHTGAVVRARAAQTFRDRGWREDADAAALDAVALAVTDADKAASQARLGDLAWERGEPDEALARYGSALALVRDHGPSLAGRARALTALGRTDEALRDWRAALARLPLPEYVLEAGELSESLGLDGDARALYERLRTGTWAGAEVTLALLDADHGNAAAAVTRMRAEWARGHRSVRAADALGWALYRSGRTAEALGYAKLATEEGLRSALFSYHRGEIERALEERGPARRHLTEALRINPHFSPLLAPKATKAVAALGEPSDELPQELRPEPEKAREEASGTPAKPTKPEKPAQATKPALG, from the coding sequence CGGCACTGCTGTACCTCCCCGAGCTCGTCGGCCAGGGGCCGCCGCGCCCGCCCGGTCCGGCGGAGCGGGCGGCGATCGCGGCCCACGCGGGCGCGCAGGCCTCGCTCCCGGACCTGGCCGCGCTGATCACGGACCGGGAGGAGTGGCTGCGGGCCCACCCGGACGACGAGGTGTCCTGGGCGGAGCTCGGCGCGGCGTACACGCAGCGGGGTGCGCGCCTGGGCGACGTACGGGACTATCCGCGGGCCGAGCGGGCGCTGCGGCGCTCCCTCGCCGAACGGCCCGCGGCGAAGGGCAATCCGGACGCGCAGCTGGGGCTCGCGGCGCTCGCGGGGGCGCGCGGCGACTGGAAGTCGGCCAAGGAGTGGGGCGAGAAGGTCCGCAAGGCGGATCCGCGCCGCTGGCCCGCGTACCCGGTCCTGATGGACGCGTACAACGGTCTCGGGGAGTACAAGGCGGCCCAGAAGGCGATGGAGACCCTGCAGGGGCTCCACACGGGCGCGGTGGTGCGGGCCAGGGCCGCGCAGACGTTCCGCGACCGGGGCTGGCGCGAGGACGCCGACGCGGCGGCCCTCGACGCGGTGGCGCTCGCGGTGACGGACGCGGACAAGGCGGCCTCGCAGGCGCGGCTCGGGGACCTGGCGTGGGAGCGGGGCGAGCCGGACGAGGCGCTCGCGCGGTACGGGTCGGCGCTCGCGCTCGTACGGGACCACGGGCCCTCGCTCGCGGGCCGGGCGCGGGCCCTCACGGCGCTCGGTCGCACCGACGAGGCGCTGCGGGACTGGCGGGCCGCGCTGGCCCGGCTGCCGCTGCCGGAGTACGTCCTGGAGGCGGGCGAGCTGTCCGAGTCGCTGGGCCTGGACGGGGACGCCCGGGCGCTGTACGAGCGGCTGCGGACGGGCACGTGGGCGGGGGCCGAGGTGACCCTGGCGCTGCTCGACGCGGATCACGGCAACGCCGCGGCGGCGGTGACCCGGATGCGGGCGGAGTGGGCGCGTGGGCACCGCTCGGTGCGGGCGGCGGACGCGCTGGGGTGGGCTCTGTACCGGTCGGGCAGGACCGCGGAGGCGCTGGGGTACGCGAAGCTGGCCACGGAGGAGGGCCTGCGGAGCGCGCTGTTCTCGTACCACCGGGGCGAGATCGAGCGGGCCCTGGAGGAACGCGGCCCGGCCCGCCGCCACCTGACGGAGGCGCTGCGGATCAACCCGCACTTCTCGCCACTGCTCGCGCCGAAGGCGACGAAGGCGGTGGCGGCCCTGGGCGAGCCCTCGGACGAACTCCCGCAGGAACTCCGCCCGGAGCCGGAGAAGGCGCGGGAGGAGGCGTCGGGCACTCCGGCGAAGCCCACGAAGCCGGAGAAGCCCGCGCAGGCGACGAAGCCCGCGCTGGGGTAG